The Chthoniobacterales bacterium DNA window GTGCAGCGGAGATTGAAGTCTTCACCGATCCGGTCGCTTCTCCCACGGGGTTTCCGTTCAAGATTGTGCAGATGGATGGCACCGTCTCTGAGCCGGCGATACAGGAGGGTCGAGTGCGTGCTTGTGACCTCGGTTATCTGCGGCACACCTATAAAAAAGAGGATGGCCGTCCAGGATATCGATGCCCTGGAGAGGCCGTGGACAGTTATGTTAGGAAAGGCGGCGACGCAGCGGACACCGTGGGCCGCAAATGCGTTTGCAATGGTCTGCTCGCAACCATTGGCCTGGGTCAAATCCGCCCGGGAGGTCAGGATGAAAAGCCCTTGATAACAGCCGGAGACGATCTCGCACAGATCGTCGATTTTTTGCCTGCTGGCCGCGACACTTACAGTGCCGGGGATGTGATCAATCGTCTTCTTTGAAGACACGCCAAGCCGTTAATAAGAAAGCCCAGATAAAGTTTCCTCTATCTGGGCTAACTAAATGGGCTCAGAGCGCGTCTTAGAAAAGATTGGCGACGAGGGCTTTTTCCTCCTGCAATTCTGCGACGCTGGCGTCGATGCGGCTCCGCGAAAAATCATTGATCGGAACGTTCTGGACGATCTCGTAGTTAGTACCGTTGCTGCGGATGGGGAATGATGAAATCAGTCCCGCTTCAACGCCGTAAGATCCGTCCGAGGCGACCCCCACACTCATCCAGTCACCCGCAGGCGTGGGCGTTGTCAGGGCGCGAACGGTGTCCACCACTCCATTTGCCGCTGAGGCCGCCGAAGAGGAACCACGGGCTTTGATGATCGCCGCTCCGCGCTGTTGCACCGTGGGAATAAAGACTTCCTTCAACCAGGACTCGTCTTTGATAACATCGGTTACCGGCTGGCCGCCTATTTTGGCGTTGTAAAAATCAGGATACTGCGTCGCGGAATGGTTTCCCCAGATCGCCAGGTTTGTCACCGAAGTAACATGCACGCCGGCACGGATGGCGAGCTGGCTTTTGGCGCGATTTTCATCGAGGCGCGTCATGGCGAACCAGCGATCCGCTGAAATTCCCTTCGCGTTGTTTTTCGCAATCAGCGCATTCGTGTTACAGGGATTGCCGACGACCAGTACCCGCACATCGGAAGCGGCATTGCCTTCGATGGCCTTGCCCTGGCTGGTGAAAATCTTCCCATTAATGCCGAGTAGATCCCCGCGTTCCATCCCCGCTTTACGTGGCACGGAGCCGACGAGCAGAGCCCAGTTGACGCCGCGAAATCCTTCGTCCAAATCCGAGGTGGCCACGATCCGGTTGACCAGCGGAAAGGCGCAATCCTGTAATTCCATGACTACGCCTTCGAGAGTTCCGAGAGCGGGTGCGATTTCGATCAGTTGCAGTTCGACCGGTTGGTCGGGACCAAACATGGCACCGGAGGCGATGCGAAACAGGAGGGAGTAACCGATTTGACCGGCAGCTCCCGTGATGGCGAGTTTAATGGGTGTTTTCATAAAAGGAATGAGGTGCGGTTATTTGCCGACGGTGTCTTTGAGCACGGCTAGCGAGTATTCGCGATTGAGCATCGCGATGGTGGAGGACTTGATTTCCACCGGACAAACCGCCTCGCACTCGTAGTAATTCGAGCAATTGCCGAAGCCCTCTGCATCCATTGCCTTGACCATGCCCAGGACGCGACGGGTGCGCTCTGCCGCTCCTTGCGGGAGCAATGCCAGATGGGAAACTTTTGCGGCGACAAATAACATCGCGGAGGAGTTGGGACAGGCAGCGACACACGCGCCACAGCCAATGCAGGCCGCGGCGTCCATGGCTAGATCAGCGTCGCCCTTGGGAATCGGGATGGCATTTCCGTCCGGGGCTGATCCCGCGCGTGCGGTGATAAATCCGCCTGCCTGCTGAATGCGTTCGAACGCACCGCGATCCACAATCAGATCCTTGATCACCGGGAAAGAGTTGGAGCGCCACGGCTCGACATGGATGATTTGCCCGTCCGTAAAATGTCGCATGTGGAGCTGGCAGGTCGTCGTCGCACGCTCGGGGCCGTGGGCCACGCCATTGATGACCAGCGAACACATGCCGCAGATGCCTTCCCGACAATCGTGATCGAAGGCAATGGGTTCCTCATTTTTCGCGACGAGACGCTCGTTCACGATGTCAAGCATTTCGAGAAAGGAGCAATCGGTCGGAATGTTTTCCGCGGGATAGTTGGCGAATGCACCGGGTGCGCCAGCATCACGCTGCCGCCAGATACGCAAAGTTAGATTCAAGGCACTCTTCATAAATTATTTGTAGCTGCGGACAGCAAGATGAATGTTATCGAACTCCAGGGGTTCGATATGTCGAATGGACTGGCCTGATTCACCGGCATATTCCCAGGCTGCGACGTGCGCAAAATGCTCGTCGTCGCGGAGGGCTTCGCCGTCGGGTGTTTGAAACTCCTCGCGGAAATGACCGCCGCAGGATTCCCGGCGTTGCAGCGCATCCAGGCACATCAATTCTCCGAACTCGAGGAAATCGGCGACACGACCGGCCATTTCCAACGACTGATTGAGATTGGCTGATTGACCGAGGACGTTGACGTTTTTCCAGAATTCCTCGCGGATGTTAGGAATCTCGGCGAGCGCCTCTTTGAGTCCTGCTTCGGTCCGTCCCATGCCGCATTTGTCCCAGAGCAAAAGACCCAACTGACGGTGGAAAGAGTCAGGCGAGCGTTTGCCTTTGATGTTGAGAAGTTGTGCCGTGCGTAATTTTACATCGGCAACCGCTTTTTGGAATTCAGGGTGTTCCGTGGTGACCTTTTTGCTGCCGTGTTCGGAGAGATAATTTCCAATCGTGTAAGGAACTACAAAATAGCCATCGGCCAACCCCTGCATCAGAGCACTAGCTCCGAGACGGTTCGCTCCGTGATCGGAAAAATTTGCCTCACCTAGCACGTGCAATCCGGGCAGGTTGGACATCAGATTGTAGTCCACCCAAAGGCCGCCCATGGTGTAATGGACCGCCGGGAAAATGCGCATGGGAACCTGGTAGGCATTCTCAGCGGTGATCTTGTGATACATTTCGAAAAGATTGCCGTAACGCTCGCGAATCACCGGCTCGCCAAAACGCTTGATGGCATCTGCGAAGTCGAGGTAGACGCCGAGCTTGCCCGGTCCGACACCGCGTCCTTCATCGCAAACCTGCTTGGCTGCACGGGAAGAAATATCGCGTGGAGCGAGATTGCCGTAACTGGGATATTTTCGTTCGAGATAGTAGTCGCGCGCCTCTTCCGGGATCGAAGCCGGTGGTTTTTCACAATCCTCCTTCTTCTTCGGCACCCAGACCCGACCGTCATTCCTCAGGGACTCCGACATGAGAGTTAGCTTCGATTGAAACTCCCCGTGAACAGGAATACACGTGGGGTGAATTTGCGTGTAGCAAGGGTTGGCAAAATACGCGCCTTTTTTGTGGGCGCGCCACGTGGCGGTGACATTGCAGCCTTTGGCGTTGGTCGAAAGATAGAAGGCGTTTCCATAGCCGCCGGTGGCTAGAAAGACCGTGTCGCCTGCGTGTGAGCTGATTTCACCACTCACCATATCTCGGACCACGATGCCTTTGGCATGACCGTCCACCAGCACCAGATCGAGCATTTCGCTGCGGGGAAACATTTCGACATTTCCTGCGGCGATCTGCGCGTTCAATCCGGAGTATGCGCCGAGCAGAAGCTGCTGGCCGGTCTGGCCGCGGGCATAAAAAGTTCGCGAGACCTGGGCGCCGCCGAACGAGCGGTTGGCGAGGAGTCCGCCGTATTCACGAGCAAACGGAACGCCTAGCGCGACGCATTGGTCAATGATGGCCGCGCTCACTTCGGCGAGCCGGTAAACATTCGCCTCGCGGGCGCGGAAATCACCGCCCTTGATGGTGTCGTAAAAGAGTCGTTGGGTGGAATCACCGTCGTTTTGGTAATTTTTGGCCGCATTGATGCCGCCTTGCGCAGCGATCGAGTGGGCGCGTCGCGGGCTGTCCTGATAACAGAAGCATTTCACCTTGTAGCCCATTTCGCCGAGACTGGCGGCTGCGCTGGCTCCGGCAAGACCCGAACCAACGATGATGATGGTGTATTTGCGGCGATTGGCCGGATTGATCAGCTTGGATTCAAACTTATGTTTCTCCCACTTTTTTTCCAGGGGACCGGTTGGGATTTTGGCGTCGAGAGTCGTCATGTTAGTGGTGCGCAGGCAGTTTTAACAACCCGAGCAGAACGGCCGCGGGGATTGAGATGTAACCTGCGAAAATTAGGAACGATATCGCCGGGCTGATCATGGCGAGGGGCTTGGCAAAATTGCGGGTGCGTCCGCCGAGAGTTTGCAGAAAACTTTGAATGCCGTGGCTCATGTGCAGGCAGAGGAGGAAGATGCCGAGAATGTAGAAGGCCGAGGCGCGCCAGTCCTGGAAGCCGGCAATCATCATCGAATAGACATCGTGACGGCCCGCTGCATCGTGCCAGGTTCTCCAATCCGGATGAATCTTCAACGCGGTGAAATGGAGCAGGTGAAAGATGACGAAACAGAGGATGATCGATCCGCTGGCGGCCATGGTTCTTGCAGCAATGGTAGCCGCGACGGTTTTGGTAACCGCGTATTTATGTGACCGCGCCCGACGGTTCCCGATGGCCAGTCGGACAGTCATCAAAATGTGAACGACGATGGTGGCGAGCAGGAACCCGCGAATCACCCACAAGAGGTCGCCGAGGCTTTGCAGCCGTTCGGCGTAAACGTTAATCATTTCCTGTCCGAGGAAAATTTGAAGGTTGCCGATCATGTGACCGGTGACGAAGCCGACGAGGATCACTCCACTAATGGCGACTAACCATTTTTTGCCGATGGATGATTGATAAAAGGAAATCAGAGAATGCATTTTTAAAACTTGGCTAACGTAAGGGTGACGTCCCATCTGCGCTTACCGGCAATTGCCTAGGACGGCTCATAATTTGTCCTGCCTCGTGGTTACATGAACAGCAGGACGAGTATTTGAGCGCACACCACACGGAGGAGCATGGTGAGAGGATAGACGGTGGCGTAGGAGACCGATGGCGCGTCGGAACCACTGACAGTGTTGGCAAAAGCCAGCGCCGGTGGATCGGTCATACTACCGGCCAGCAGACCGCAGATACTAATGAAGTTGGTCTTGCAAAAGAGTCTCGCGAAGAGCCCTACGATGAGCAGTGGAAGGATGGTAATGATTCCAGCGAGTGCCATCCATTTAAGCCCATCGCCGTGAACCAGAGTCTCCACGAATCGCTCGCCGGAATGCAGCCCGACACAAGCGAGAAACAGGACAATGCCGAGTTCACGGATCGCGAAGTTTGCGTTGATCGGCATATACCAGAGCAAGCGTCCAATGCGACCGATGCGTGCAAGGATGATGGCAACTAGGAGCGGGCCGCCAGCCAAGCCTAACTTGACCGGCGCGGGAATGCCAGGAAAGGCAACCGGGATACTGCCCAGCAAGACGCCCAGACCGATACCTAGAAAAATCGGGATGAGTTCGGTGTGGTTGAGCTGTTTGACCGAATTTCCCAGTTTCTCGGCGGCGCGTGTGATGTCTTCATCGCGACCAACCAAAACCAGCATGTCACCAAATTGTAGCCGCTGATTTGGGGTGGCACTCAACTCAATTTCGGCGCGGGAGACGCGCGTCACCGTTACGTCGTAGCCCTGCAGAAAATTCAATTCCTGAATCGACTTTCCGAGCGTGTCTTTTTGGGTGACAACCACGCGACGGCTGACGAGCTGGCTTTGCAGCGTTCTCAGATCAAACGAGCTGATCTCGCCTGCGATCAATCGCAACTCCTCCAGTTTCTCGCTGGGGCCGATGGCGAGCAGCGTGTCTCCGAGATGAACAATGTCCTCCGGCCCCGCGAGGGAGACCTCTTCGCCATGTTTGATGCGCGATATCACCACACCAAGCGAATCGAACACGGGAATTTCGCGAATTCGCTTACCTTCCAGATTGTGGTTATCGATTAGAATGTTGAGGTGCGAAAGCGTGGCCTGTTTGCCGGTGACGCTGAGAAGTTCGGTCGTTTCCTTTTTTAAGTTGATACTAAAAAGCGCCCGCAGAAAGAGCATGGTTAGAATAATGCCCAGAATGCCAAACGGATAAGCCACGGCGTAACCCAGGCCGGGTAGTGAACTGGCATCCACTGCGGCGTGCGGCAGACTGCGGATGGCTTCCTGAGCCGCACCCAGCGAAGGGGTATTGGTGGTTGCGCCAGAAAAAAGTCCCACCGCCACCGCCATGGGAACACCGGCCCATTTGGAGATGCCAACAGCGATCCCGGCACCAAGCAGAACGATGGCGGCAGCCATGAGATTGAGCGGCAACCCTTGTTGACGTAACGATGCAAAAAATCCGGGTCCGACTTGCATACCGATCGTGTAAACAAAGAGAATCAAGCCAAACTCCCGCGCAAATTCGAGCACCGTATGATCAATGGTGACGCCTAAGTGTCCCAGAAACAGGCCGGAGAATAGGACCCCCGCGATTCCGAGGCCGATCCCTTTAATCTTCAAACTGCCCAGCCCCAACCCGAGGACGGCTACTACTGCCAGAATCAGCACAGCGTGCGCCATGCTCTGGCCGTGAATGAGTTCGGTAAGCCAGTTCATAAACGAAGGTGGGCGGAAGATTTGGTCCGAGGGGTGGAGTTTGGCGGGAATGGCGACATGCTTCACTAGCGTCACTCGCCCGCAGCTAACTGACTACGCGTGGCTTGTGTATTTCTCCACGAAACTTGGTGTTGCGGTAACTTCTCTTCGTTTTGGACATGCATAGCAAGAAACAGTTGCTTCCGGGCAAGACATGGACAGCGAATTTGCTTCGCTGTGTCAGGTTTGGGGAACGATGGACACGATTGATTTGCCAATGCTTGAAACGACAATACCGCTCGCGAACGACCCGTCGCTGACTCTGGTGGCGCGCCTCTGTATTTCCGCAGGGAAACTTTTGCTGCAAAGCGGAGCCAGTGGAAGGATCGTCAATGAGGCCGTGTCGGATATTAGCTCGGCGCTGGGATGTGATTCTGCGGAAGTGTTAGTCCAGCACGCCGCAGTGCTGGTGACCATCCATCGCGGGGCAAAATCCTGCATGCAAATGAGCAAGGCCGCCGAGCATGGAGTCAACCTTCGACGCACGCAGGCGGTGCGTCAGATCATCCGGGATTTGATCGCCAAAAAACTGGATTGCGCGGCTGCACAAAATCGGATGGATCGCGTGCTGGAAACGACAGCAGCGTATCCGGTCTGGATGGTTTGTGTGGCCACGGGAGTTGCCTGCGGTTCTTTTGGCCGTTTGCTGGGCGCGGATTGGCCTTCGTTTTTGCCGACACTGATCGGTAGCGCCTGCGGGCAATGGTTGCGTCACACGCTCTTTCACAAGCGCCACAATATATTCGTGGTTGCCGTCTCTGTTAGTTTTCTTTCGGCTTTTATCGCCGGATTGGGCGCCCGACTTAGCGGCAGTGCGAATGTTCCCCTGGCCTCCGTCGCGGCCGTCTTATTGTTAGTACCCGGAATTGCCATCCTGAATGCCCAAGTGGACATCTTGGAAGGTAAGCCGAATCTAGCCGCTGCCCGCGCCCTGCGGGTGCTCTATTTGTTGCTCTTTATGGCGCTGGGTCTCGCCCTCGCTCAAGCCCTCGTTCTACCACATCCATGAATCCCATCATCCTTCACATTCTTCACCAGGCGCTTTTCGGCGGTCTCGCCGCCGTCGGTTTTGCCGTTCTCTTCAATACTCCGCCTCGCATGCTGCCGCTCTGTTTTGGAGCTGGAGCCCTGGCTCTCGCAGTGAGAACCAGCGGACAGGACCTTGGCTATTCTCTGGCCGTCGCTTCTTTTTTTGCGGCTTTGCTGCTGGCGATTGTGGACAAGCTCTGGCAGGAATTTCCATCTCCGCGCGGTTCCGTACTAGCAGTGTCGGGCTCGATTCCGATGATACCCGGCAGCCTTGCTGCAAAAGTGTTCATGAGCGTTTTTGCCTTTCTCCGCACGGGGAAAAGTGTCGGCACCGACGCGACAATCGCTACTTGGGATAATATGTTGATGTTGATCTTTACCCTCGGGGCAATCGGCACTGCCCTGGCCCTGCCATCCTTGGTTCCTCCTGTGAAACAGGAAGCCTAGTTCGCCCATTTTTTAATTCAGGGCGCGAGGCGGGCGATAACCCACGAGTCATCCGGTTGCCAGACATATTCAAAACGATCGTGCAACCGGTGTGCTCCGCCCTGCCAAAACTCCAGCCTCTCCGGCACGACGCGATAGCCGCCCCAAAATGGTGGCAGCGGGATCTGGCCGTCGCCGAATTTTTGTTTCATGCCTTCCCACGCCATTTCCAGAATGCGACGCGAAGTAATGGCCGCGCTTTGTTTCGACGCCCATGCCGCCAATTGGCTTTCGCGCGGACGGCTGATGAAGTAGTTGAGCGTTTCCATCGTTGATAAGGCAATGGCAGCGCCGGTGACAATGACTTGGCGTTCTAGTGCCAGCCAAGGGAAGAGCAAAGAGACGTGAGGATTTTCGCGAATGTGCTGCGCCTTGCGACTCTCCAAGTTAGTAAAAAAAACGAAGCCTCGCTGGTCGCAACCTTTGAGCAGCACTGTACGGAGCAGGGGATGTCCTTCGTGATTCACGGTGGCCAGACTCATCGCGGTGGGCTCAATCGTTCCGGCCTGAACGGCTTGCTCGAGCCAAAGGCGAAATTGAGCGATCGGATCGGGGTCGAGTGACTCGCGCCGCAGCTTATCGCGAGTGTAATCGCGCCGGATGTCTGCCAGATTCATTAGTTAGATTATAAACCAAAAAGGCCCGCGCTGCGAATGCAGCGCGAGCCCTCGGGAGGGAATGGGCGTTGATCTTACAACCGCGAGATCAGCAATTCGCGCTGGAACAACAATTCTTTCGGAAGATCCGCGTGCAGGTTGATGAATAACTCATCCTGTAGCATCACTTCACGTTTCCAACCCTGGACGTCGATGGCCAATGCTTCGCGCAGGGTTGCCTCATCATAGTTCTTGATGCCGGTGATATCGATGTCTTTAGGATCGGGCATCCAGCCGAGAGGAGTTTCCTCTGCGTAAACGGTGCCGTGGCAACGGTCAATGATCCACTTCAGGACGCGCATGTTGTCGCCGAAACCGGGCCAGAGGAATTTACCGCCTTCGCCTTTGCGGAACCAGTTGACGTGGAATATTTTTGGTGGGCGCGTGAGCTCTTTGCGCATCTCCAGCCAATGCGCGCAATAATCGCCCATGTTGTAGCCGGCAAATGGTAGCATTGCGAAGGGATCGCGCCGGACCTGGCCGAGTGTTCCGGCCGCGGCTGCGGTCATTTCCGAACCCATGGTTGCACCAAGGTAGGTGCCGTGAATCCAGTTGAATGCCTGGAAAACCAGCGGCATCGTCGTGGCTCGGCGTCCCCCGAAGATAAAAGCGCTGATAGGAACACCTGCTGGATCGTCTGCCTTGTCGTCGAGCACGGGATTGTTCGCCATCGGCGCGGTGAAACGGGCGTTGCCGTGTGCGGCAGTCCGGCCGCAGTCGGGTGTCCAGGCTTTCCCGGTCCAATCCGTGAGCTTGGCGGGCGGAACGTCAGTCATTCCTTCCCACCAGACATCGCCGTCTTCGGTGAGCGCAACGTTGGTAAAGATGGTGTCCTTGCTGCAGGAATTGAGCGCGTTGGCGTTCGATTTTTCCGAGGTTCCTGGCGCGACGCCGAAATAACCCGCCTCGGGATTGATCGCGTAGAGTCGTCCATCCGCACCCGGTTTGATCCATGCAATGTCATCGCCGATCGTGGTCACTTTCCAGCCCTTGAGTTCCGGTGGTGGAATCAGCATGGCGAAGTTAGTCTTTCCACAAGCGCTGGGAAAAGCGGCTGCCGCGTAAGTTTTTTCACCTTCAGGTGATTCGACGCCAACGATCAGCATGTGCTCGGCCATCCAGCCTTCGTCACGTGCCATGCAGGAAGCGATGCGCAGGGCGAAACATTTTTTGCCTAACAATGCATTGCCGCCGTAGCCGCTGCCGTAGGACCAGATTTCCCGGGTTTCGGGGAAATGAACGATGTATTTGGTTTCCCGGTTGCAGGGCCAGGAGACATCTTTTTGTGCGGGTGCGAGCGGTGCGCCGACGGAATGGACGCAGGGAACGAATTCCCCTTCGTCGCCGAGAACATCGAGCACGGCGCTGCCCATGCGAGTCATGATCCGCATGTTCACCACGACGTAGGGAGAGTCGGAGATTTCCACACCAATATGGGAGATGGGCGAACCGAGCGGGCCCATGCTGAACGGCACCACATACATCGTGCGGCCACGCATACAGCCTTGGAAGACACCATTCAGTGTCTTGCGCATCTCGGCAGGATCGGTCCAGTTGTTAGTAGGACCCGCGTCGCGTTTGCGTTTGCTGCAGATAAAGGTGCGGTCTTCAACACGCGCCACGTCGCTTGGATCGGAGAGGGCGAGATAACTGTTGGGACGTTTCACCGGATTCAGGCGTGTGAAAGTGCCGGTGCCGACCATTTGTCCGCACAGCCGGTCATATTCTTCCTGCGTGCCGTTGCACCAATAGACGCTCTCGGGCTGACAGAGCTTTTGCATCCGCTCGACCCAGGCGAGCAGCGATTTATTTCGAGTGATGGGCGCAGTGGATTTAGTTAGCGGTAGTTCAGATACAGTATTCATTGCGGCATCATTCTTCCACAGTTGCGTCAGCCGCGATCCACAAGGGTTGTCCAACACCAAGCGTTTCTTGTTCTTTTAGTCATCATGAACTCACGAAACATCCTTGGCAATTTCTGCGTGTCTTCAGGCAAATCGTGTAAAGCGGAATTTCACTTCATCGCCCAAGTTGACGGCAGTTAACCAACCAACACTACTCAACATACTTTATGATTAAAATCGGCATCAATGGCTTCGGCAGAATCGGACGGCTCGTGTTTCGCGCCATCTGTGATCAAGGTCTTCTCGGCAATACTATCCAAGTCATCGCAGTCAATGACCTGGTCCCGGCAGACAACCTAGCTTACTTGCTGAAATACGATTCCACCCAAGGTCGATTCAAGGGTGAAGTTAGCAGCGCCAAATCGGATCCTTCCAAAGCGGAAGACGATCTTCTCATCGTCAACGGCAACGAGATTAAATGTCTCGCGGTCAAGGAAGGTCCCGCAGCATTGCCATGGAAAGAGCTGGGCGTGGATATTGTCGTGGAAGCAACCGGACTTTTCACCGAAGCGGCAAAAGCCAAGGGACACTTGGACGCCGGCGCAAAGAAAGTGCTCATTTCTGCCCCTGGTAAAGGCGAGGACATCACCATTGTCATGGGAGTCAACCACGAAAAATATGACGACTCCAAACACCACATTATTTCCAATGCCAGTTGTACCACGAACTGTCTCGGACCGATCGTGCATGTCTTGTTGAAAGAAGGTTTTGGGATCGAAGAAGGTCTGATGACTACGGTACATAGCTATACGGCCACGCAAAAAACCGTCGATGCTCCTTCCCGCAAGGATTGGAAAGGCGGACGGTCCGCTGCGCTGAATATCATCCCGTCTACTACAGGCGCCGCGAAGGCGGTGGGCCTGGCCATTCCCGAAGTGCAGGGCAAGCTAACTGGCATGGCCTTCCGTGTGCCGACGCCGACTGTTAGTGTCGTCGATCTAACAGTTCGCACCGAAAAGGAAACGTCCTACGCGGAAATCTGCGTTGCCATGAAAAAAGCGAGCGAAACCTACCTCAATGGCATACTAGCTTATACAGGTGACGAGGTTGTCTCCAGCGACTTCATTCACGACACGCACTCGAGCATTTTCGATTCGGGTTCCGGCATGGGCCTGAACAGCCGATTCTTCAAGCTAGTAAGCTGGTATGACAACGAATGGGGATACTCCGTGCGTTGCGTCGATCTGATTCGTTACATCGCAGGTAAGATGTAATCCGGCGCCCCTCGATTGACCCTATTCGCATGAGCAATCTCCATAGTAACCGCGCCAGAGCCGCCGTGTTGACGGCGCCGAGCCGGATCGAAATCCGGGAGTTCCCCATTCCGGAAATCAAGGACGATGAAATCCTTCTCGGCATCGAAGGCTGCGGCATTTGCGGCACCGACGTGCATGAATATAAACGTGATCCCTTCAAACTCATTCCAGTCGTGCTTGGGCACGAAGGCACGGGAACCATCCAAGTGCTCGGATCGGAGGTGAAAACCGACAGCGCGGGAGAGTCGC harbors:
- a CDS encoding succinate dehydrogenase cytochrome b subunit — translated: MHSLISFYQSSIGKKWLVAISGVILVGFVTGHMIGNLQIFLGQEMINVYAERLQSLGDLLWVIRGFLLATIVVHILMTVRLAIGNRRARSHKYAVTKTVAATIAARTMAASGSIILCFVIFHLLHFTALKIHPDWRTWHDAAGRHDVYSMMIAGFQDWRASAFYILGIFLLCLHMSHGIQSFLQTLGGRTRNFAKPLAMISPAISFLIFAGYISIPAAVLLGLLKLPAHH
- a CDS encoding putative transporter; amino-acid sequence: MNWLTELIHGQSMAHAVLILAVVAVLGLGLGSLKIKGIGLGIAGVLFSGLFLGHLGVTIDHTVLEFAREFGLILFVYTIGMQVGPGFFASLRQQGLPLNLMAAAIVLLGAGIAVGISKWAGVPMAVAVGLFSGATTNTPSLGAAQEAIRSLPHAAVDASSLPGLGYAVAYPFGILGIILTMLFLRALFSINLKKETTELLSVTGKQATLSHLNILIDNHNLEGKRIREIPVFDSLGVVISRIKHGEEVSLAGPEDIVHLGDTLLAIGPSEKLEELRLIAGEISSFDLRTLQSQLVSRRVVVTQKDTLGKSIQELNFLQGYDVTVTRVSRAEIELSATPNQRLQFGDMLVLVGRDEDITRAAEKLGNSVKQLNHTELIPIFLGIGLGVLLGSIPVAFPGIPAPVKLGLAGGPLLVAIILARIGRIGRLLWYMPINANFAIRELGIVLFLACVGLHSGERFVETLVHGDGLKWMALAGIITILPLLIVGLFARLFCKTNFISICGLLAGSMTDPPALAFANTVSGSDAPSVSYATVYPLTMLLRVVCAQILVLLFM
- a CDS encoding threonine/serine exporter family protein; this translates as MLETTIPLANDPSLTLVARLCISAGKLLLQSGASGRIVNEAVSDISSALGCDSAEVLVQHAAVLVTIHRGAKSCMQMSKAAEHGVNLRRTQAVRQIIRDLIAKKLDCAAAQNRMDRVLETTAAYPVWMVCVATGVACGSFGRLLGADWPSFLPTLIGSACGQWLRHTLFHKRHNIFVVAVSVSFLSAFIAGLGARLSGSANVPLASVAAVLLLVPGIAILNAQVDILEGKPNLAAARALRVLYLLLFMALGLALAQALVLPHP
- a CDS encoding succinate dehydrogenase/fumarate reductase iron-sulfur subunit — encoded protein: MKSALNLTLRIWRQRDAGAPGAFANYPAENIPTDCSFLEMLDIVNERLVAKNEEPIAFDHDCREGICGMCSLVINGVAHGPERATTTCQLHMRHFTDGQIIHVEPWRSNSFPVIKDLIVDRGAFERIQQAGGFITARAGSAPDGNAIPIPKGDADLAMDAAACIGCGACVAACPNSSAMLFVAAKVSHLALLPQGAAERTRRVLGMVKAMDAEGFGNCSNYYECEAVCPVEIKSSTIAMLNREYSLAVLKDTVGK
- a CDS encoding malate dehydrogenase — protein: MKTPIKLAITGAAGQIGYSLLFRIASGAMFGPDQPVELQLIEIAPALGTLEGVVMELQDCAFPLVNRIVATSDLDEGFRGVNWALLVGSVPRKAGMERGDLLGINGKIFTSQGKAIEGNAASDVRVLVVGNPCNTNALIAKNNAKGISADRWFAMTRLDENRAKSQLAIRAGVHVTSVTNLAIWGNHSATQYPDFYNAKIGGQPVTDVIKDESWLKEVFIPTVQQRGAAIIKARGSSSAASAANGVVDTVRALTTPTPAGDWMSVGVASDGSYGVEAGLISSFPIRSNGTNYEIVQNVPINDFSRSRIDASVAELQEEKALVANLF
- a CDS encoding fumarate reductase/succinate dehydrogenase flavoprotein subunit gives rise to the protein MTTLDAKIPTGPLEKKWEKHKFESKLINPANRRKYTIIIVGSGLAGASAAASLGEMGYKVKCFCYQDSPRRAHSIAAQGGINAAKNYQNDGDSTQRLFYDTIKGGDFRAREANVYRLAEVSAAIIDQCVALGVPFAREYGGLLANRSFGGAQVSRTFYARGQTGQQLLLGAYSGLNAQIAAGNVEMFPRSEMLDLVLVDGHAKGIVVRDMVSGEISSHAGDTVFLATGGYGNAFYLSTNAKGCNVTATWRAHKKGAYFANPCYTQIHPTCIPVHGEFQSKLTLMSESLRNDGRVWVPKKKEDCEKPPASIPEEARDYYLERKYPSYGNLAPRDISSRAAKQVCDEGRGVGPGKLGVYLDFADAIKRFGEPVIRERYGNLFEMYHKITAENAYQVPMRIFPAVHYTMGGLWVDYNLMSNLPGLHVLGEANFSDHGANRLGASALMQGLADGYFVVPYTIGNYLSEHGSKKVTTEHPEFQKAVADVKLRTAQLLNIKGKRSPDSFHRQLGLLLWDKCGMGRTEAGLKEALAEIPNIREEFWKNVNVLGQSANLNQSLEMAGRVADFLEFGELMCLDALQRRESCGGHFREEFQTPDGEALRDDEHFAHVAAWEYAGESGQSIRHIEPLEFDNIHLAVRSYK
- the pdxH gene encoding pyridoxamine 5'-phosphate oxidase, with the translated sequence MNLADIRRDYTRDKLRRESLDPDPIAQFRLWLEQAVQAGTIEPTAMSLATVNHEGHPLLRTVLLKGCDQRGFVFFTNLESRKAQHIRENPHVSLLFPWLALERQVIVTGAAIALSTMETLNYFISRPRESQLAAWASKQSAAITSRRILEMAWEGMKQKFGDGQIPLPPFWGGYRVVPERLEFWQGGAHRLHDRFEYVWQPDDSWVIARLAP
- a CDS encoding threonine/serine exporter family protein, whose protein sequence is MNPIILHILHQALFGGLAAVGFAVLFNTPPRMLPLCFGAGALALAVRTSGQDLGYSLAVASFFAALLLAIVDKLWQEFPSPRGSVLAVSGSIPMIPGSLAAKVFMSVFAFLRTGKSVGTDATIATWDNMLMLIFTLGAIGTALALPSLVPPVKQEA